GCCGCGCGCGTGGCGCGCCGCCGTCGTCCCTGTGGCGATGCTGATGGCCGTGACGCTGCCGCCGTCGCGCGCGATGGCGCAGCCGTCGCTGGTCATCCTGGTGCGCCACGGGGAGAAGCAGCCGACACCGGCCGACGATCCAAGCCTCAGTGAGGCCGGTGTGGCGCGCGCGCAGGCACTCGCCGAGGCGCTGTCGCACACGACCCCGTCCACGATTCTCGTCTCGGCGCGCAAGCGCACCGCCGAGACGGCCGTGCCGGTCGCCAAGGCCACCGGCGTCACGCCCACGGTCATCGCGCTGGATGCGTCGCATGTGAAAGCGGTCGCTGAGGCGGTGATGAAGGCGAAGGGTGTGGTGCTCGTGGTCGGCCACAGCAACACCGTGCCGGCCATCGTGAACGCGCTCGGCGGCCCCAAGCTCCCCGATCTCTGCGACGCCAGTTACGCCACGATGTTCCTCGTGACGCCGGCCGCCAACGGTTTGCCCACGCAGGTCGTGCGCGCGTCGTACGGGGCGCCCGACGCGCCGGCGGCAGCCAACTGCGCCGGCATGACTCCCAAGTGAGTGCGGAGCCGGTGAGCGGCGCGGGGCAGGAGCAGCGCGGCGATCACTTCGGGATCGTCGCGCGCGGCTACGCGGCCCATCGCCCCACGTATCCGGGCGAGCTGTTCGCGTGGCTGGCCACGCAGGTCCCGACGCGCGCCCTCGCCTGGGATGTCGGGTGCGGCTCCGGACAGGCGAGTGTCGCGTTAGCCGATCATTTCGAGCGCGTGGTCGCCACCGATCTCAACGCGCAGCAGATCGAGGCCGCCGTGCCGCATCCGCGCGTGGCGTATCACGCGGCCGCGGCGCACATGAGCGGCTTGTCCGATCGCTCCGTCTCTCTGGTGACGGTCGCGCAGGCGCTGCACTGGTTTGACGTCGACGCCTTTCACGCCGAAGTGAAGCGCGTGCTGGTGCCGGGTGGTGTGATCGCCGAGTGGACCTATTCGCTGATGTTCACGCCCGGCCATGAACGGGTGGGCGCACTCGTGAATGATCTCGATCGCCTCGTGCATCCGTG
This DNA window, taken from Gemmatimonadaceae bacterium, encodes the following:
- a CDS encoding histidine phosphatase family protein translates to MTGMQWRRLVPRAWRAAVVPVAMLMAVTLPPSRAMAQPSLVILVRHGEKQPTPADDPSLSEAGVARAQALAEALSHTTPSTILVSARKRTAETAVPVAKATGVTPTVIALDASHVKAVAEAVMKAKGVVLVVGHSNTVPAIVNALGGPKLPDLCDASYATMFLVTPAANGLPTQVVRASYGAPDAPAAANCAGMTPK
- a CDS encoding class I SAM-dependent methyltransferase codes for the protein MSAEPVSGAGQEQRGDHFGIVARGYAAHRPTYPGELFAWLATQVPTRALAWDVGCGSGQASVALADHFERVVATDLNAQQIEAAVPHPRVAYHAAAAHMSGLSDRSVSLVTVAQALHWFDVDAFHAEVKRVLVPGGVIAEWTYSLMFTPGHERVGALVNDLDRLVHPWWPPERRHVDDHYAMLPFPFGSLEAPWFRMTAEWTKGQLLGYLSTWSAITRCKALTGQDLLAEFEAALEEAWGTRSTVLVEWPLTLRVGYLLR